In Paenibacillus sonchi, a single genomic region encodes these proteins:
- a CDS encoding AraC family transcriptional regulator, giving the protein MKHLSFLSKLTMFAFVLSTLPVLFIGSFSYFTSSSEIQKNVNRSKMELILQITSNVEHKLATVNQTLNQVVNSSVLKKALNNPLNVTDFILYNDIRTEIRNMQSFDTKLEDVILLNQRQNWMIKNSGLYRLNEYKNYEQLTNLINLPDESSWVLNPSSLFYSEESINVTGCAYSISLIKKLPTTKLQKYGLAMANIPACSLQDFINSDVQPLDSIIVLNSSGRILLHPDRTLIGQPVAASGFTEFAQLTAAATPSGQFKTVMDNKDYSITYMRSQQSGWIYLSVTSIASLTKESDKIGTYTLYVSTLMLLLSVLLAWLGSRKMYTPIERLLNQIGQRRPDIRKKHTNEFQVIGEQVHHLFQSKSRLEKEVAQHLQQVRTFGLIKAFQGNIKKRELLEELEQFGYHTQLEEWQTMAVITISLDFSEENSYLKKDLSLLLFAVHNMIEELVPSSSRLTPVIMDHAVVTLIGSADGHAESFHKMLYSVTESLQQTINSYLKLEASIGLSLPFHAFDKMSIAYREGLEALKHRITLGKGIIIQYENINSGNHYLNLSYPAHKENDLMDAIKLADAGKAKEVLHKVFSCIFAPGLSPQEYQIPLTRLLNNLLIMMQESGISLNQIHPGNGSLFEELTDIHIVAEIEDWFWTVVIQPMIRIFGSRQNAQYHNISEKLIDIVQHDYDKDLTLEECASRLHYNANYISSVFRKETQYYFSEYLAMYRFKMAKKWLKETDMPIKDIAARLRYNNSQNFIRSFRKQEGMTPGQYRENAGTRQRAVPDDY; this is encoded by the coding sequence TTGAAACATTTAAGCTTCCTGAGCAAATTAACGATGTTCGCCTTTGTCCTCAGCACATTGCCTGTGCTGTTCATCGGTTCGTTCTCTTATTTCACATCCTCCAGCGAAATTCAAAAAAATGTTAACCGTAGCAAAATGGAGCTTATTTTACAAATCACATCAAATGTAGAGCATAAGCTGGCTACTGTCAATCAAACCTTGAACCAGGTCGTGAACTCCTCCGTACTCAAAAAAGCACTGAACAATCCGCTGAATGTAACCGATTTCATTTTATATAATGACATCCGTACGGAAATCCGCAATATGCAGTCTTTTGATACGAAGCTGGAGGATGTGATCCTGCTGAACCAGCGGCAGAACTGGATGATCAAAAATTCCGGTCTCTACCGCCTGAATGAATATAAGAATTACGAGCAGCTGACGAACCTGATTAATCTGCCTGACGAAAGCTCATGGGTGCTGAACCCCTCTTCCCTGTTCTACAGCGAGGAGAGCATTAATGTTACGGGGTGTGCATACAGCATCAGCCTCATTAAGAAGCTGCCGACCACCAAGCTGCAGAAATACGGGCTGGCGATGGCCAACATTCCCGCCTGCAGTCTGCAGGATTTCATCAATTCCGATGTGCAGCCGCTGGACAGCATTATCGTCCTGAACAGCTCCGGCCGGATTTTGCTGCACCCGGACCGCACCCTGATCGGCCAGCCTGTTGCCGCCAGCGGGTTCACGGAGTTCGCGCAGCTTACTGCCGCCGCCACCCCATCGGGGCAATTCAAGACCGTGATGGACAACAAGGATTATTCCATCACCTATATGCGTTCCCAGCAGAGCGGCTGGATCTATCTCTCAGTGACCTCGATTGCGAGCCTGACCAAGGAGTCTGACAAAATCGGGACCTATACTCTCTATGTAAGCACCCTGATGCTGCTGCTGTCGGTACTGCTGGCCTGGCTTGGCTCCCGGAAAATGTACACGCCCATTGAACGGCTGCTCAATCAGATTGGCCAGCGCAGGCCGGATATCCGCAAAAAGCATACCAACGAGTTTCAGGTCATCGGCGAGCAGGTGCATCATCTGTTCCAGTCCAAATCCCGGCTGGAAAAGGAGGTGGCCCAGCATCTCCAGCAGGTGCGGACCTTCGGCCTGATCAAAGCCTTCCAGGGCAATATCAAAAAACGCGAGCTGCTTGAAGAGCTGGAACAATTCGGCTATCACACCCAGCTCGAAGAATGGCAGACCATGGCCGTTATTACAATCAGCCTCGACTTCTCCGAGGAGAACAGCTACCTGAAAAAAGACCTCAGCCTGCTGCTGTTCGCCGTGCATAATATGATAGAAGAGCTGGTTCCTTCCAGCAGCCGGCTGACACCGGTCATCATGGACCATGCTGTCGTTACGCTGATTGGAAGCGCCGACGGCCATGCGGAGTCTTTTCACAAAATGCTCTATTCGGTCACCGAATCGCTGCAGCAGACTATCAACAGCTACCTGAAGCTAGAAGCCAGCATCGGGCTGAGCCTGCCTTTCCATGCCTTCGATAAAATGTCAATTGCCTACAGGGAAGGCCTCGAAGCCCTGAAACACCGGATAACGCTGGGCAAAGGCATTATCATCCAATACGAAAACATCAACTCCGGGAACCATTATCTCAATCTGAGCTATCCTGCACATAAAGAAAATGATCTGATGGATGCCATTAAGCTGGCGGATGCCGGGAAGGCAAAAGAGGTGCTGCATAAGGTGTTCAGCTGCATTTTTGCGCCGGGGCTGTCGCCGCAGGAATATCAGATTCCGCTGACCCGCCTGCTGAACAATCTCCTGATTATGATGCAGGAATCGGGGATCAGCCTGAACCAGATCCATCCGGGGAACGGCTCTTTATTTGAGGAGCTGACGGATATCCATATCGTGGCCGAGATAGAGGACTGGTTCTGGACAGTGGTCATCCAGCCGATGATCCGCATTTTTGGCAGCAGGCAGAATGCCCAGTACCACAATATCTCGGAAAAGCTGATCGATATCGTTCAGCATGATTACGACAAAGACCTGACGCTGGAGGAGTGCGCCTCGCGGCTGCACTATAATGCCAACTATATCAGCAGCGTGTTCCGCAAGGAGACCCAATATTACTTCAGCGAATATCTCGCGATGTACCGGTTCAAAATGGCCAAGAAATGGCTGAAGGAAACGGACATGCCGATCAAGGATATCGCCGCCCGTCTCCGTTACAACAATTCGCAGAATTTCATCCGCTCGTTCCGCAAGCAGGAAGGGATGACCCCCGGCCAGTACCGCGAAAATGCAGGCACAAGGCAGCGGGCCGTGCCGGATGATTATTGA
- a CDS encoding GerAB/ArcD/ProY family transporter, which produces MAQKEKMITKGQLFLFIIQAQIGVGILSLPSKLNETAKGGGGLSVLVAGAITQLAILLLWLLLKNFPGLNLFNICIKLAGPIIGSLLIIVYIGYFILLGSNIMLSAVEVLQRWMLQTTPRWAVLALFSIMTLYLAREKLTILATFYTLASLLFIPLFLFICYGLTQAHFENMLPLLEKGVWNIVKGAKDTTISMYGFELMLIIYPLSEGTDKQKLVTVSLANLFVTLFYFFVVSTCLMFFNSEQIKMIPEPVIYLMKSLSFFIVDRADILFLPIWAITLVCSIVSYCYAASIGLSAFFRRKSHRNFTPFVNIITFMIALAPVTSVGIHLLDTASTYAAYLFIGGLPLVMLIISRFIKRKGSGLA; this is translated from the coding sequence GTGGCTCAAAAGGAAAAAATGATTACGAAGGGACAACTTTTCCTTTTTATAATTCAAGCCCAAATCGGTGTTGGTATTTTGTCTCTTCCTTCCAAGCTTAACGAAACTGCCAAAGGTGGAGGGGGACTTTCTGTTTTAGTTGCAGGGGCTATTACCCAACTTGCCATCCTTCTTCTGTGGCTCCTGCTGAAGAATTTCCCCGGGCTTAACCTATTCAATATTTGCATAAAACTCGCAGGCCCGATTATTGGCAGTCTGTTAATTATTGTGTACATCGGTTACTTTATTCTGCTTGGCTCCAATATTATGCTTAGTGCCGTAGAGGTGCTTCAGAGGTGGATGCTGCAAACTACGCCAAGATGGGCTGTACTGGCTCTTTTTTCTATCATGACTCTCTACCTCGCAAGAGAAAAACTTACAATATTAGCGACATTTTACACGCTGGCTTCCTTGCTTTTTATTCCCTTATTTTTATTTATCTGCTATGGATTAACTCAAGCCCACTTTGAAAATATGTTACCCCTATTGGAAAAGGGGGTCTGGAATATCGTAAAGGGAGCAAAGGACACAACCATATCTATGTATGGTTTCGAATTAATGCTGATCATCTACCCGCTATCTGAAGGTACAGATAAACAAAAATTAGTAACGGTCAGCCTCGCCAACTTGTTCGTGACCCTGTTCTATTTCTTTGTGGTCTCTACCTGTCTGATGTTCTTTAATTCCGAGCAAATCAAAATGATACCCGAACCGGTTATTTACTTAATGAAATCTCTAAGCTTTTTCATTGTAGACCGTGCAGATATCCTGTTTTTGCCGATTTGGGCCATAACCCTCGTATGTTCTATTGTAAGTTATTGCTACGCGGCTTCCATTGGGCTCAGTGCTTTTTTCAGACGAAAAAGCCATCGGAATTTCACTCCATTTGTGAATATCATTACATTCATGATCGCGCTTGCGCCAGTAACTTCTGTCGGCATTCATCTACTGGATACAGCCTCTACATATGCTGCCTATCTCTTTATTGGCGGGCTCCCATTGGTAATGTTAATCATTTCCCGATTTATCAAAAGAAAAGGAAGTGGCCTTGCATGA
- a CDS encoding Ger(x)C family spore germination protein → MKLGTIALSVLIIFSSLSLTGCWDREYLKDLHLAYGVALDIANDGRIQETVELIIPPEIEQKGTTSEIHTSYGLNLRSASNQMRNRVRGNIRFLKNGFQLIGKSAAEQGLYSNLDVNFRDPSNPTSNVRVIIAEGKASDMLEQKTVGELKVGEFITQKIESLEDMSVFPKETLDTVFRYLKDPGQDFALPYIAVEADEIITRGLALFNDQYYCGMLNPDQSTLLVLLKGQKGKNARFTKKIDLGYPDNRQEYITINVGLKKVKRKFKVSVSADKSIEVHLELKLQAIVEEFPGELSLKEKDFQKVNQALSEILTKEAEWVVEEVQKANCDIFGVGRKLIAYHHNVWKDKNWSKDYRKVHFHPKVDVKIIDTGIIE, encoded by the coding sequence ATGAAGTTAGGAACGATTGCACTCTCGGTGCTGATTATTTTTTCCTCCCTCAGTCTCACCGGGTGCTGGGACCGGGAATACTTGAAGGACTTGCATCTGGCCTACGGTGTGGCACTTGATATAGCCAATGATGGAAGGATACAAGAAACTGTGGAATTAATCATTCCGCCGGAAATTGAGCAAAAAGGGACTACGAGCGAAATTCATACGAGTTATGGACTTAACCTGCGCAGTGCCAGCAATCAGATGCGTAATCGAGTGAGGGGAAACATAAGATTTCTTAAAAATGGTTTTCAGTTAATCGGAAAGTCAGCGGCAGAGCAAGGCCTTTACTCTAATTTAGATGTGAACTTCAGGGATCCAAGCAACCCGACATCCAACGTTAGGGTCATTATTGCGGAAGGAAAGGCCTCCGACATGCTTGAACAAAAAACGGTCGGGGAGTTAAAGGTTGGCGAGTTCATCACACAAAAGATTGAAAGTCTTGAGGATATGAGTGTATTTCCAAAAGAAACGTTAGATACCGTATTCCGGTACCTGAAGGACCCTGGGCAGGACTTTGCTCTTCCCTATATAGCTGTAGAAGCCGACGAGATTATCACAAGAGGATTGGCCCTTTTTAATGATCAGTATTATTGTGGGATGCTGAACCCAGATCAGTCAACATTACTGGTCCTACTAAAGGGGCAAAAAGGAAAAAATGCGAGATTCACAAAGAAAATTGATCTGGGCTATCCGGATAATAGACAGGAGTACATCACTATTAATGTAGGTTTAAAAAAAGTGAAACGGAAATTCAAGGTATCGGTTTCTGCCGACAAAAGTATTGAAGTCCATTTGGAGTTAAAACTACAAGCCATCGTAGAAGAGTTTCCCGGAGAACTTTCGCTAAAAGAAAAAGATTTTCAAAAAGTAAATCAAGCACTTTCGGAAATTCTCACAAAAGAAGCTGAGTGGGTTGTGGAAGAGGTCCAAAAGGCTAACTGTGATATCTTTGGTGTTGGGAGAAAGCTGATTGCTTACCATCACAATGTCTGGAAGGACAAAAATTGGTCTAAAGATTATCGTAAAGTACATTTCCATCCTAAAGTGGATGTAAAAATTATAGATACCGGCATTATTGAGTAG
- a CDS encoding ArsR/SmtB family transcription factor, with the protein MMKFDYCEPLEFIAALTMAAKIESMNELAQELKFTPDPPFTEMLEDVISRISRHVKEELARFFGKTLTYDRLDAVLSQVFYDDDKVKTVEAWMECYNKRQPGELAAMLVEAVYASSGPDWRGGFSFEEVRQDSALLHRLVAAVPLPDGELHAELMDCAKFPGEFKRRTQILLDSFFCHGFLVLRERLRELGEEGAARYDVYFHEQPEKAFGEIANSGKELIVKNTRVHVSYISQVRVDFRHFEGVSRLDWMILGYRNDALASQREEKEAIEQFLKVISDKRRLEIIGLLKKSNRYAGELAQLLMLTPAAINYHTNLLIDLNLIRITRMDSRIYYVLDTERLAALMDQTKSLLLR; encoded by the coding sequence ATGATGAAGTTTGACTACTGCGAGCCGCTGGAATTCATTGCCGCACTGACGATGGCCGCCAAGATTGAGTCCATGAACGAGCTTGCGCAGGAGCTGAAGTTTACACCAGACCCCCCATTCACGGAGATGCTGGAAGACGTCATAAGCCGAATATCCCGGCATGTCAAAGAGGAACTGGCCCGTTTTTTTGGAAAGACCCTGACGTACGACCGGCTGGATGCCGTTCTTTCCCAGGTGTTTTACGATGATGATAAAGTGAAGACCGTAGAGGCCTGGATGGAATGCTATAACAAGCGTCAACCCGGGGAACTGGCGGCGATGCTGGTTGAGGCTGTGTATGCAAGCTCCGGACCGGATTGGCGAGGCGGCTTTTCTTTTGAGGAGGTCCGTCAGGATTCCGCTCTTCTGCATCGGCTGGTTGCCGCTGTTCCGCTGCCGGATGGAGAACTTCACGCTGAACTTATGGACTGTGCAAAGTTTCCCGGAGAGTTCAAGCGGAGAACGCAGATTTTACTCGATTCTTTTTTCTGTCACGGCTTTCTTGTCCTAAGGGAACGGTTAAGGGAGCTTGGGGAGGAAGGCGCGGCTCGTTATGACGTTTATTTTCACGAACAGCCGGAGAAGGCTTTTGGAGAGATTGCTAATTCCGGTAAAGAGTTAATCGTAAAGAATACCCGGGTTCACGTCAGCTATATCTCACAGGTCCGCGTGGATTTCCGGCATTTTGAGGGCGTGTCCCGGCTGGATTGGATGATTCTCGGATACCGGAATGATGCTTTGGCCAGTCAGCGTGAAGAGAAGGAAGCGATTGAACAGTTCCTGAAGGTAATCTCCGACAAACGGAGGCTGGAAATTATCGGGCTGCTGAAAAAGAGCAATCGGTATGCAGGCGAGTTGGCGCAGCTATTAATGCTGACACCGGCAGCGATCAACTATCATACGAACCTGCTGATTGACCTGAATTTAATCCGAATCACCCGAATGGACAGCCGGATCTACTATGTGCTCGACACTGAGCGGCTGGCTGCGTTGATGGATCAGACCAAAAGCTTGCTTTTGCGATAG
- a CDS encoding TolB family protein, producing the protein MLAVQAVPYDHNRGGIAYTSDRGGAFDIWLYRPQDGLNFQLTKGLGAEFSIPYWSPDSRRIAFIGIGNVVYVLDTATLAVARIDQIEPYTLLDWSPDSRSLVYVNNGQIVVYDTSSHRSYTIPEPGASDVQWFPSGKELLFTAPDSTGLTQLFRIRADGTDRRQITHNTDGPLHDVRISPDGTFALYTSPGASISIISTVDLATGTIYTLEGGPLAKNYFPAWSPDSRSIAYSATAYKEPDYYSLIQTDSRTGRNPRTLAVSGCFATPVSWSPDGDQIAYLSGCAGAESASQLWIADIRKPVPVNVLSGGRITALQWSPRVRRIPENIYTSFVYRVSFPYPANWRRVSEERYEGAGGFFQVSAISAGDRIAGVCSSEAFHPLMPYGSSPGLS; encoded by the coding sequence ATGTTGGCCGTGCAAGCTGTTCCTTATGATCACAATCGAGGGGGGATTGCCTACACTTCGGACCGCGGCGGAGCGTTCGATATTTGGCTGTACCGGCCGCAGGACGGTCTTAATTTTCAACTTACAAAGGGGCTTGGTGCGGAATTTTCCATTCCCTATTGGTCGCCGGACAGCAGGAGAATCGCCTTCATCGGCATTGGCAATGTGGTCTATGTGCTGGATACTGCCACACTCGCCGTGGCCAGGATCGACCAAATCGAACCTTACACGCTGCTGGACTGGTCCCCGGACAGCCGGTCTCTCGTGTATGTCAACAACGGGCAAATCGTCGTCTATGATACGTCCTCACATCGCAGCTATACCATCCCGGAGCCGGGAGCCAGCGATGTCCAGTGGTTCCCTTCGGGCAAGGAACTTCTGTTCACGGCTCCGGATTCCACCGGTCTCACTCAGCTCTTCCGCATCCGGGCCGATGGCACAGACCGGAGGCAAATCACGCACAATACGGATGGACCGCTCCATGACGTGCGGATCTCCCCGGACGGAACGTTTGCGCTGTATACGTCCCCCGGCGCAAGCATCTCCATCATTTCGACGGTGGATTTGGCCACCGGCACCATCTATACGCTGGAAGGCGGACCGCTCGCCAAAAACTATTTTCCGGCATGGTCCCCTGACTCCCGGAGCATCGCCTACAGCGCAACTGCCTATAAGGAGCCGGATTATTATTCTCTCATCCAAACCGACAGCCGTACCGGCCGGAATCCAAGGACGTTGGCGGTCTCCGGCTGTTTCGCCACTCCTGTCAGCTGGTCGCCGGACGGTGACCAAATCGCGTATTTATCGGGATGCGCAGGTGCAGAAAGCGCAAGCCAGCTCTGGATTGCCGATATCAGGAAGCCGGTTCCGGTGAACGTCCTCAGCGGCGGCCGGATTACCGCCCTGCAATGGTCACCTCGCGTCAGAAGGATTCCGGAGAACATCTACACAAGCTTCGTGTACCGGGTATCCTTTCCGTATCCTGCAAACTGGCGCAGGGTCAGTGAAGAACGGTACGAAGGGGCCGGCGGTTTTTTTCAGGTATCCGCGATTTCAGCGGGCGACCGGATTGCCGGTGTATGCAGCTCCGAAGCTTTTCATCCATTGATGCCTTATGGCTCTTCTCCCGGATTGTCATGA
- a CDS encoding helix-turn-helix domain-containing protein — protein sequence MELSKNEFRLIHIFMQNAGEILSREELLEALWDDQIFVDDNTLTVNITRVKKKLTLNGLHNAIFR from the coding sequence ATGGAATTAAGCAAAAATGAGTTCCGGCTGATACATATCTTTATGCAAAACGCCGGGGAGATTCTGTCCCGCGAAGAATTGCTGGAAGCGTTATGGGATGATCAGATCTTTGTCGATGATAACACGCTTACCGTAAACATCACACGTGTTAAAAAGAAACTAACCCTGAACGGGCTTCATAACGCGATATTTCGCTGA
- a CDS encoding sporulation protein Cse60: MAYYAVETFEAHDITELSDMIDEFISAMKQGQLIDIKYQAVPTTVSTNSVHKAPSDTKYTAMVIFTK; this comes from the coding sequence ATGGCATATTATGCGGTTGAAACATTTGAAGCTCACGACATCACGGAGCTTAGTGATATGATAGATGAATTCATATCGGCAATGAAACAAGGGCAGCTTATAGATATCAAATATCAGGCTGTTCCTACCACTGTATCAACAAACTCAGTACACAAAGCCCCCTCGGATACCAAGTACACGGCAATGGTTATCTTTACAAAATAA
- a CDS encoding VCBS repeat-containing protein produces the protein MNKSALSALLGLTVLVAGCSTMKTPSDLLKAPSQGSADGTITSIVQPYLPAGAHLTVPVQSESSSAIQLQDLDKDGQEEILAFYKTDKTGYEINALVLSKTGGEWKKLINITGVGSELDYVKYADVTGDGAADVLLGFSGGEGLGRELSVYSLSGGQLSEILKQPYDYLAVGDMTNEGKTDLALIHSTVDGDNLPQSHLQLLRLQGGKQQSLSDQNISGMVMQAMYAKVAPAKSALIIDAAIGAHSSYTSLLTWANGSFTDILASDDYQHPALADSKNLVLKPLASEPDGPLGEHSLAIKDYPLYSEDVNGDGIIEIGFLVPPAGSESFSPLATPFITKYYQWDGQTGLKLVQEQFDRWGFNFHIPASWTGKYLLDITGESPAPWEHISFSYKDANSGEKAQLLELRLLTKKDWQAAEAQLIAAKASYKLLYELQNTSDETAPTVLVAVLPSANAGSKLTGPAVQEYEQLKLTLEEVRQLAGTPQKPRP, from the coding sequence ATGAATAAATCAGCGCTAAGCGCTCTTCTTGGATTAACTGTACTCGTGGCAGGCTGCAGTACGATGAAAACCCCCAGCGATTTGCTTAAGGCCCCGTCTCAGGGAAGCGCGGATGGAACGATAACAAGCATTGTTCAGCCTTATCTGCCTGCGGGCGCCCACCTGACGGTGCCTGTACAATCGGAGTCCAGCAGCGCCATCCAATTGCAGGATCTCGATAAGGATGGGCAGGAGGAAATTCTGGCCTTCTACAAAACAGACAAAACCGGCTATGAAATTAACGCGCTTGTACTGTCCAAAACCGGCGGCGAATGGAAAAAGCTGATCAACATTACTGGAGTCGGCAGTGAGCTGGACTACGTAAAGTATGCTGATGTCACCGGGGATGGAGCAGCGGATGTGCTGCTGGGATTCAGCGGCGGTGAAGGCCTGGGCAGGGAGCTGTCAGTATACAGCCTCAGCGGCGGCCAATTATCGGAGATTCTGAAGCAGCCTTATGATTATCTGGCGGTCGGGGATATGACGAACGAAGGAAAAACAGACCTCGCCTTGATCCATTCAACAGTCGACGGGGATAACCTTCCTCAATCCCACCTCCAGTTGCTGAGGCTTCAAGGCGGCAAGCAGCAGAGCTTATCCGACCAGAACATTAGCGGCATGGTTATGCAAGCGATGTATGCCAAGGTGGCCCCGGCAAAAAGCGCATTGATTATCGACGCAGCCATTGGCGCTCATTCCTCCTATACCTCACTGCTGACTTGGGCTAATGGTTCTTTTACTGATATACTTGCATCAGACGATTATCAGCATCCGGCGCTGGCAGACAGCAAGAATCTTGTGCTGAAGCCCCTGGCTTCTGAACCGGACGGCCCGCTGGGCGAACACAGCTTGGCCATTAAGGACTATCCGCTGTACAGCGAGGACGTGAACGGAGATGGGATCATTGAGATCGGCTTTCTTGTTCCTCCTGCCGGTTCAGAGAGCTTCTCTCCGCTGGCTACCCCTTTTATCACTAAATATTATCAATGGGACGGACAGACAGGACTGAAGCTGGTGCAGGAGCAGTTCGACCGGTGGGGGTTCAATTTCCATATCCCGGCGTCCTGGACCGGCAAATACCTATTGGATATTACGGGAGAATCCCCTGCTCCATGGGAGCATATAAGCTTCAGCTACAAGGATGCAAATTCTGGTGAAAAGGCCCAGCTGCTGGAACTGCGCCTGCTGACGAAGAAGGATTGGCAGGCGGCTGAGGCGCAGCTGATTGCCGCCAAGGCTTCCTACAAGCTGCTCTACGAATTACAGAATACAAGTGATGAAACGGCGCCGACGGTGCTCGTTGCGGTGCTGCCCTCCGCAAATGCCGGCAGCAAGCTCACGGGACCCGCAGTCCAGGAGTATGAGCAGCTGAAGCTGACACTGGAGGAAGTCCGGCAGCTGGCCGGCACACCACAGAAGCCCCGGCCATAA
- a CDS encoding HAMP domain-containing sensor histidine kinase: MLKGIRARLIVYITLVLLLIVLLLEGVFIAAVHYYYLGSAMETLTSRATTSATFFNKYLEGYSINERARYILENLSPDESSKVEVLSPEGKVIINSFGFASSERIDTPDVKAALASGKGTYQSLTPGKEERILAVSIALKESGTSIGVLRYSVSAEPLYSVIVKILINAAWVGLLVIAFGFLLSVIIAKRIVEPIQQLTGVAKEMATGNFAVRAKKRHDDEVGTLAVTLNYMAEEMVKSEKIKYDFISSVTHELRTPLTSIKGWGETLLVGDLSDTEETLMGLEVMTGETDRLIGLVEDLLDFSKFQAGELTLELEPYDLRGLLEDLLLQFRYRGSTKQIRLYADIPDEPLPVDGDFNRLKQVFVNLLDNAFKFTPAQGEIRLSAVPGDTQISITVADNGEGIEESDLEKLGTKFFKGKSRQSGSGLGLAICKEIIEMHGGRLRIESEFTKGTSVIVELPRYRMQ, translated from the coding sequence GTGCTGAAGGGAATCAGAGCCCGGCTCATTGTCTATATTACCCTTGTTCTGCTCCTGATTGTCCTGCTGCTGGAGGGGGTGTTTATTGCAGCTGTCCATTACTACTATCTGGGCAGCGCCATGGAGACACTGACATCGCGGGCCACGACCTCTGCTACCTTTTTTAATAAATATCTGGAGGGCTACTCCATCAATGAACGGGCCAGATATATACTGGAGAACCTCTCCCCTGACGAGAGCAGCAAGGTGGAAGTGCTGAGTCCGGAGGGAAAAGTAATTATCAACTCCTTCGGCTTCGCAAGCTCCGAGCGGATTGATACTCCCGATGTCAAAGCGGCTCTGGCCAGCGGCAAAGGGACTTACCAGAGCCTTACACCCGGTAAAGAGGAACGGATTCTGGCTGTATCCATTGCCTTAAAAGAATCCGGGACAAGTATTGGCGTACTGCGCTATTCGGTCTCGGCCGAACCTTTATACAGCGTGATTGTAAAAATCCTCATTAACGCCGCCTGGGTGGGACTGCTGGTCATTGCCTTCGGGTTCCTGCTGAGTGTTATTATCGCCAAACGGATTGTAGAGCCGATCCAGCAGCTTACCGGTGTCGCCAAAGAAATGGCTACCGGGAATTTTGCCGTCAGGGCAAAGAAGCGGCACGACGATGAAGTCGGCACTCTGGCCGTCACGCTCAATTACATGGCAGAGGAAATGGTCAAAAGTGAAAAAATCAAATACGACTTCATCTCCTCTGTCACGCATGAGCTGCGCACTCCGCTGACCTCCATCAAAGGCTGGGGCGAAACGCTGCTTGTGGGTGATTTGTCGGATACAGAAGAGACATTGATGGGGCTTGAGGTCATGACAGGCGAAACGGACCGCCTGATTGGACTAGTGGAGGACCTGCTGGATTTCTCCAAATTCCAGGCCGGTGAGCTGACGCTTGAGCTGGAACCTTATGATCTGCGGGGACTGCTTGAAGATTTGCTGCTGCAGTTCAGATACCGGGGGTCCACCAAGCAGATCCGCCTGTATGCCGATATCCCGGATGAGCCGCTGCCTGTAGACGGGGATTTCAACCGCTTGAAGCAGGTTTTTGTCAATCTGCTGGACAATGCCTTCAAGTTCACCCCGGCCCAGGGGGAGATCAGGCTCTCGGCAGTGCCAGGCGATACCCAAATAAGCATTACCGTTGCGGATAACGGTGAAGGCATTGAAGAAAGCGATCTGGAGAAGCTGGGCACCAAATTTTTCAAAGGCAAGTCCCGCCAATCCGGCAGCGGCCTTGGCCTTGCCATCTGCAAAGAAATTATCGAGATGCATGGCGGGAGACTGCGGATCGAGAGCGAATTCACCAAAGGCACTTCAGTCATTGTAGAGCTGCCGCGTTACCGGATGCAGTAG